From one Cyanobacterium stanieri PCC 7202 genomic stretch:
- a CDS encoding amino acid ABC transporter substrate-binding protein, PAAT family (PFAM: Bacterial extracellular solute-binding proteins, family 3~COGs: COG0834 ABC-type amino acid transport/signal transduction systems periplasmic component/domain~InterPro IPR001638:IPR001320~KEGG: mar:MAE_12980 extracellular solute-binding protein~PFAM: extracellular solute-binding protein family 3~SMART: extracellular solute-binding protein family 3; ionotropic glutamate receptor~SPTR: Similar to tr|Q4C1P4|Q4C1P4_CROWT Extracellular solute-binding protein), whose translation MVNFWRTSFFSLLMTLTFVMGAGATPWRDIEHRGHLLVGVTEYDHRPLSFRDTEGNLRGLEIDIIGRLAQELLGDESAVELVPLSNVERLSAVIDGRVDMAIASITVTRSRLRIVDFSHHYFLSGTALITRKENGHSLSADDTIAVLEGSSAIVLLKQNLPSAPLKGVSSYQEGLSLVAQGEIRAFAGDITLLTGWIQENPEYHLLPQIYGAYPLAIALPKGLQHQELRDKINKIMINLSQEGWLQERIKYWGLEP comes from the coding sequence ATGGTTAATTTTTGGCGCACCAGTTTTTTCTCTCTGTTGATGACTCTGACTTTTGTGATGGGGGCAGGGGCGACTCCTTGGCGAGATATTGAACATAGGGGGCATTTATTGGTGGGGGTGACGGAATATGATCATCGTCCTCTTTCTTTTCGAGATACTGAGGGAAATTTGAGAGGTTTAGAAATTGATATTATTGGTCGTCTGGCTCAGGAGTTGTTGGGGGATGAGTCGGCGGTGGAATTGGTGCCTTTGTCTAATGTGGAGCGTCTTTCGGCGGTTATCGATGGTCGGGTAGATATGGCGATCGCCTCTATAACGGTTACTCGTTCTCGTTTACGGATAGTAGATTTTAGCCACCATTATTTTTTGTCTGGTACAGCTTTAATTACAAGAAAGGAAAATGGTCATTCACTCTCTGCCGATGATACCATTGCGGTTTTGGAAGGTTCTAGTGCGATCGTTTTGCTCAAACAAAATTTACCCTCCGCACCATTAAAAGGAGTCTCTTCTTATCAGGAAGGATTATCATTAGTTGCTCAGGGAGAAATAAGAGCATTTGCGGGTGATATTACCCTCCTTACAGGTTGGATTCAAGAAAACCCTGAATATCATCTATTACCCCAGATCTATGGTGCCTATCCCTTGGCGATCGCCCTTCCCAAAGGATTACAACATCAGGAATTGAGAGACAAAATCAATAAAATAATGATCAATCTATCCCAAGAAGGATGGTTACAAGAAAGGATCAAATACTGGGGATTAGAACCATGA
- a CDS encoding glutaredoxin 3 (PFAM: Glutaredoxin~TIGRFAM: Glutaredoxin, GrxC family~COGs: COG0695 Glutaredoxin and related protein~InterPro IPR002109:IPR014025:IPR011767:IPR011900~KEGG: mar:MAE_07280 glutaredoxin~PFAM: glutaredoxin~SPTR: Similar to tr|Q8YQH1|Q8YQH1;~TIGRFAM: glutaredoxin 3), producing the protein MTAKVEIYTWSTCPFCIRAKGLLKEKNVDFIEYCIDGDRTEKEKMSERANGRTSVPQIFINDQHIGGCDDIYALERAGELDSLLNS; encoded by the coding sequence ATGACTGCAAAAGTAGAAATTTATACTTGGAGCACCTGTCCTTTTTGTATCCGTGCTAAAGGATTATTAAAAGAAAAAAATGTTGATTTTATTGAGTATTGTATAGATGGCGATCGCACCGAAAAAGAAAAAATGTCAGAAAGAGCCAACGGAAGAACAAGTGTTCCTCAAATTTTTATCAATGACCAACATATAGGGGGTTGTGATGATATTTATGCCCTAGAAAGAGCAGGAGAATTAGATTCTTTATTGAATAGTTAA
- a CDS encoding glycosyl transferase family 2 (PFAM: Glycosyl transferase family 2~COGs: COG1215 Glycosyltransferase probably involved in cell wall biogenesis~InterPro IPR001173~KEGG: amr:AM1_4956 glycosyl transferase, group 2 family protein~PFAM: glycosyl transferase family 2~SPTR: Cellulose synthase (UDP-forming)) gives MLKNYRIYPATAIILSFLIITISIFSAWLTGEETVSRFFSYITHNNPPIWLTVPNFESNYLLYLPALISIIFAFLVNKIFQRQNRINRLITITVLTFLMVRYILWRSFSSLNFENKITGIFSLLLLGIELFFIFSPFLQNLLMLGLKFRNREADKLSQIVREGDYQPMVDIFIPTYNEPYNIIKKTIVACQGIDYQQKKVYLLDDGDRKEIAQLADNLGCHYITRSNNDHAKAGNLNNALKYTEGEIIAVFDADFIPKQNFLTRTVGFFQKQKLALLQTYQSFYSPDPVVRNLSLENDFPPDVEIFSRHYQVIRDSWHSALCYGSSFLVRREHLLEIGGFCQNSLSEDYHTGVKLSAWGYEVAYLNESLSVGLSAENIFGHIRQRQRWARGTIQSLFIPENPLTIRGLNFWQRLAHFEGIVQWFTSPLRIVIFFLPLVYTAGILPIKASGEEIVYFVVPYYCVQVGTFAWLNFRSRSAMISEVYNIVTTFPVAWEVVQTLITPFASIFKVTPKGTKCDRYYFNWSLASPLCFVLAVNVVNLISIVGLIRENSLGELNSLGGVGLILFWNIYNLIIISLSLWAMLDVPKPNNYEWFNVFEGVKLVIDEHIYQGIMTQISDVGACMELNYSSSLESYHQQRQGFVNNNQVSDHSIEMIAHDLYIMGEVIDIINDGDKYKIKIFFHTEKDSIYRQLITKVYRLNSYYPCSVLNTASELKTLYLLLKSLIVTPWRWINYSFYQQTQLSSTMFYPLSMSRNGSHHSVLISSSEDEGYNR, from the coding sequence ATGTTAAAAAATTATCGAATTTATCCTGCTACCGCCATAATTTTAAGTTTTTTGATCATAACTATTAGTATCTTTAGTGCATGGCTAACAGGAGAAGAGACAGTTTCTCGCTTTTTTAGTTATATTACCCATAACAATCCTCCTATTTGGCTAACAGTTCCCAATTTTGAGAGTAATTATTTATTATATTTACCCGCACTAATATCAATTATCTTTGCTTTTTTAGTTAACAAAATATTCCAAAGACAAAATAGAATCAATCGTTTAATAACTATCACTGTTTTAACTTTTTTGATGGTACGTTATATTTTGTGGCGTAGTTTTTCAAGTTTAAACTTTGAGAACAAAATTACTGGTATTTTTAGCTTACTTTTATTAGGTATTGAGCTATTCTTTATTTTCAGTCCTTTCTTACAAAATCTATTGATGTTGGGGCTAAAATTTAGAAATAGAGAAGCCGATAAATTAAGTCAAATAGTTAGAGAGGGAGATTATCAGCCGATGGTAGATATTTTTATTCCCACCTATAACGAACCCTACAATATTATCAAAAAAACTATTGTTGCCTGTCAGGGAATAGATTATCAACAAAAAAAAGTTTATCTTTTGGATGACGGAGATAGAAAAGAAATTGCTCAATTAGCTGATAATTTGGGTTGTCATTATATTACTCGCTCTAATAATGATCACGCCAAAGCTGGTAATTTAAACAATGCTTTAAAATATACTGAGGGCGAAATAATTGCTGTATTTGATGCAGATTTTATTCCTAAACAGAATTTTTTGACTCGCACCGTGGGCTTTTTTCAAAAACAAAAATTAGCCCTATTACAAACCTATCAAAGTTTTTATTCTCCTGATCCTGTGGTGCGTAATTTAAGTTTAGAGAATGATTTTCCTCCTGATGTGGAAATTTTTTCTCGTCATTATCAAGTAATCAGGGATAGTTGGCATAGTGCGTTATGTTATGGTAGTTCTTTTTTAGTTAGACGAGAACATTTATTGGAAATAGGGGGTTTTTGTCAAAATTCTTTGAGTGAGGATTATCATACGGGGGTGAAATTATCTGCTTGGGGTTATGAGGTGGCATATCTCAATGAAAGTTTGAGCGTGGGATTGTCCGCAGAAAATATTTTTGGGCATATTAGGCAAAGACAAAGATGGGCTAGGGGTACTATTCAATCTTTATTTATTCCTGAGAATCCTCTAACCATTAGGGGGTTAAATTTTTGGCAAAGATTAGCTCATTTTGAGGGAATTGTTCAATGGTTTACTAGCCCTTTACGAATTGTTATTTTCTTTTTGCCGTTAGTTTACACGGCAGGTATTTTACCTATCAAAGCCTCTGGGGAGGAAATTGTTTATTTTGTGGTGCCATATTATTGTGTACAGGTTGGCACTTTTGCTTGGTTAAATTTTCGCAGTCGTTCGGCGATGATTTCTGAGGTTTATAATATTGTTACTACTTTTCCTGTGGCGTGGGAGGTCGTGCAAACTTTGATTACTCCTTTTGCTTCTATTTTTAAGGTTACACCAAAAGGTACTAAGTGCGATCGCTACTATTTTAATTGGAGTCTCGCATCTCCTTTGTGTTTTGTGTTGGCTGTCAATGTGGTTAATTTAATTAGTATTGTTGGTTTAATTAGGGAAAATTCTTTGGGGGAATTAAATTCATTGGGAGGAGTTGGCTTAATTCTTTTTTGGAATATTTATAATTTAATCATTATTTCCCTTTCTCTTTGGGCGATGTTAGATGTGCCAAAACCTAATAATTATGAATGGTTTAATGTTTTTGAGGGTGTTAAGCTAGTGATTGATGAGCATATTTATCAGGGAATTATGACCCAAATTTCTGATGTTGGTGCTTGTATGGAGTTAAATTATTCCTCTTCCCTAGAAAGCTATCATCAACAACGGCAAGGATTTGTTAATAATAATCAAGTTTCTGATCATAGTATAGAAATGATTGCCCATGATTTATATATTATGGGAGAAGTTATTGATATTATTAATGATGGGGATAAATATAAAATAAAAATATTTTTTCATACAGAAAAAGATTCAATTTATCGTCAATTGATTACTAAAGTTTATCGCTTAAATAGTTACTACCCCTGCTCTGTATTAAATACGGCTTCTGAATTAAAAACTCTCTATCTTTTACTCAAATCTTTAATTGTTACCCCTTGGCGTTGGATCAATTATAGCTTTTACCAGCAAACACAATTATCCTCTACGATGTTTTATCCATTATCAATGAGTCGTAATGGCAGTCACCATTCTGTGCTGATTTCAAGCTCAGAGGATGAGGGTTATAATCGTTAA
- a CDS encoding glutathione synthase (PFAM: Prokaryotic glutathione synthetase, N-terminal domain; Prokaryotic glutathione synthetase, ATP-grasp domain~TIGRFAM: glutathione synthetase, prokaryotic~COGs: COG0189 Glutathione synthase/Ribosomal protein S6 modification enzyme (glutaminyl transferase)~InterPro IPR004215:IPR004218:IPR011761:IPR006284~KEGG: ter:Tery_4206 glutathione synthetase~PFAM: glutathione synthetase ATP-binding; glutathione synthetase domain protein~PRIAM: Glutathione synthase~SPTR: Glutathione synthetase;~TIGRFAM: glutathione synthetase) yields MKLAFIIDPISKLDPTHDSSVAIMEAAQILGHEIWITYLPQLSIVDGKAYGHLQSVTLKPVKLVDNHWIAEDNWYHLHDSQFLPLEAFDGVFMRKDPPVTISYLYATYILDLIDPDKTKVINSPQGIRGANEKIYALNFSSVIPDTIVTQSKSVIADFLEAKNQAVIKPLGGKAGEGILFLEKGDRNFNSLIEISTKQGQEPVMVQQYLPAAKEGDKRIILVNGKPLGAVNRIPTGKEFRGNMAVGGRVAKTEITPQDLKICDAVAPKLIDDGLTFVGIDVIGGYLTEVNVTSPTGIREIDRLDGVSLGKETIKSLF; encoded by the coding sequence ATGAAACTTGCCTTTATAATAGATCCTATTTCAAAATTAGATCCTACCCATGATAGTAGTGTAGCCATAATGGAAGCGGCGCAAATTCTCGGTCATGAAATTTGGATTACTTATCTTCCGCAGTTGAGTATTGTTGATGGTAAAGCCTACGGACATTTACAATCTGTTACCCTAAAACCCGTAAAATTAGTCGATAATCACTGGATTGCCGAAGATAACTGGTATCATCTCCATGATTCGCAATTTTTACCCTTAGAAGCATTTGATGGGGTATTTATGCGTAAGGATCCTCCCGTTACAATTAGTTATCTCTACGCTACCTATATCTTAGATCTAATTGATCCAGACAAAACAAAAGTAATCAACTCTCCCCAAGGTATTCGAGGTGCTAATGAAAAGATATATGCCCTTAATTTTTCCTCCGTTATCCCCGATACCATTGTTACTCAAAGTAAATCCGTCATTGCCGATTTTCTGGAAGCAAAAAATCAAGCCGTAATCAAACCCCTTGGAGGTAAAGCAGGAGAAGGTATCTTATTCTTGGAAAAGGGCGATCGCAACTTTAACTCCCTTATCGAAATTAGCACAAAACAAGGACAAGAACCAGTCATGGTACAACAATATCTCCCCGCCGCCAAAGAAGGAGATAAAAGAATTATTTTAGTAAATGGTAAACCCCTAGGGGCAGTCAATCGTATTCCCACAGGCAAAGAATTTCGGGGAAATATGGCAGTAGGAGGTAGAGTAGCCAAAACAGAAATTACCCCCCAAGACTTAAAAATATGTGATGCTGTTGCCCCCAAATTAATTGATGATGGTTTAACCTTCGTGGGCATTGATGTAATTGGCGGTTATTTAACAGAAGTCAACGTTACCAGCCCCACAGGCATTCGAGAAATTGATCGTTTAGACGGCGTTAGTTTGGGCAAAGAAACCATCAAATCTTTGTTTTGA
- a CDS encoding pentapeptide repeat protein (PFAM: Pentapeptide repeats (8 copies); Tetratricopeptide repeat~COGs: COG1357 Uncharacterized low-complexity protein~InterPro IPR001646:IPR001440:IPR019734:IPR013026~KEGG: cyc:PCC7424_3807 pentapeptide repeat protein~PFAM: pentapeptide repeat protein; Tetratricopeptide TPR_1 repeat-containing protein~SMART: Tetratricopeptide repeat~SPTR: Putative uncharacterized protein): MKKSLILLTLITTFVPTAVKAENLAHLSQLLRTKECQECDLSEAGLVMANLSGANLVGANLVGANLSRANLNGANLSGANLTGASLHGANLTGVNLTGAILNQTDLRNARVVGANFEQTNLNNAYIDGIIGMPTNVFSAEQFFAWALAEDRRGNYPQALNYYNTAIELDPDMAAAYLARGVIRARYDRMNIAIEDFRRAETIYTKENNEEGLSLANQFIELSEAKLESPRNPIAPPNQGSPAFVQAVGGILPFLFRFLAF; encoded by the coding sequence ATGAAAAAATCTCTTATTCTCCTCACCCTAATTACTACCTTTGTGCCAACCGCTGTCAAGGCAGAAAACCTTGCTCATCTCAGCCAGTTATTACGCACAAAAGAGTGTCAAGAATGTGATTTGAGCGAAGCCGGTTTAGTGATGGCAAATCTTTCAGGGGCTAATCTTGTCGGTGCTAATCTTGTCGGGGCTAATCTTAGTCGTGCTAATTTAAATGGAGCAAATCTAAGCGGTGCTAATTTGACAGGGGCATCCCTCCACGGTGCTAATTTAACAGGGGTAAATTTGACGGGGGCAATCCTCAATCAAACTGATTTGAGAAATGCGAGGGTTGTGGGGGCAAACTTTGAGCAAACAAATCTAAATAATGCCTATATCGATGGCATTATAGGGATGCCGACAAATGTTTTTTCCGCTGAACAGTTTTTTGCTTGGGCTTTGGCAGAAGACCGTCGGGGAAACTACCCCCAAGCGCTAAATTATTATAATACGGCCATTGAACTTGATCCTGACATGGCTGCGGCATATTTGGCAAGGGGGGTAATTAGGGCGCGTTATGACCGAATGAATATTGCCATCGAGGATTTTAGAAGGGCTGAAACTATTTATACTAAAGAGAATAATGAGGAGGGGTTGAGTCTTGCTAATCAATTTATCGAATTGAGTGAGGCAAAATTGGAAAGTCCTCGCAATCCCATTGCACCGCCAAATCAAGGTAGCCCAGCGTTTGTTCAGGCAGTCGGTGGTATCCTACCATTTTTATTTAGATTTTTGGCGTTTTAA
- a CDS encoding phycocyanobilin:ferredoxin oxidoreductase (PFAM: Ferredoxin-dependent bilin reductase~InterPro IPR009249~KEGG: mar:MAE_06540 phycocyanobilin:ferredoxin oxidoreductase~PFAM: ferredoxin-dependent bilin reductase~SPTR: PcyA protein), with the protein MTQVFKSDLKERLHPLINQLGDSIVDTWRSHLDLSPFELPEELGYVEGKLEGERLTIQNCCAQSREFRKMHLELAKVGENLDILHCVMFPKSEYPLPMFGCDIVAGKKGISAAIVDLSPTSGDKKLSSQYQEKLSSLEDDNFQDVRELPPWGDIFSPYCLFIRPSDEQEEQKFLHRVVNFLTIHCQIATSSNQVNEQEKQLYLEGQKHYCNQQQKNDKTRKILEKAFGIDWADTYMTKVLFDIPE; encoded by the coding sequence ATGACTCAAGTTTTTAAATCTGATTTAAAGGAAAGATTACACCCTCTGATTAATCAATTAGGTGATAGTATTGTGGATACGTGGCGATCGCACCTAGACCTATCACCCTTTGAACTACCAGAAGAATTAGGCTATGTAGAAGGCAAATTAGAAGGAGAAAGATTAACCATTCAAAACTGTTGCGCCCAAAGCCGAGAATTTCGTAAAATGCACCTCGAACTAGCCAAAGTAGGGGAAAACCTTGATATTTTGCACTGTGTAATGTTTCCCAAATCAGAATATCCCCTACCCATGTTTGGCTGTGACATCGTAGCAGGAAAAAAAGGGATTAGTGCCGCCATTGTAGACTTATCCCCCACCAGTGGCGACAAAAAACTATCTTCCCAATATCAAGAAAAACTATCTAGCTTAGAAGATGACAATTTTCAAGATGTTCGAGAATTACCCCCATGGGGAGACATCTTTTCCCCCTACTGTCTTTTTATTCGCCCCAGTGATGAACAAGAAGAACAAAAATTTTTACATAGAGTAGTTAACTTTTTAACCATTCATTGTCAAATTGCCACCAGTTCAAATCAAGTAAATGAACAGGAAAAACAACTTTATTTAGAAGGGCAAAAACATTACTGTAACCAGCAACAAAAGAACGATAAAACAAGAAAAATTCTTGAAAAAGCATTCGGAATTGATTGGGCAGATACCTATATGACAAAAGTTCTTTTTGACATTCCTGAATGA
- a CDS encoding hypothetical protein (KEGG: cyu:UCYN_12010 hypothetical protein~SPTR: Putative uncharacterized protein): protein MDKDTRFALLVIGLPFLGLIYCLVILGVMMTSSVAQDNPVTTGIIFGIIPLGIAMYLWISASAKAYHKKNKDLRFSQSH, encoded by the coding sequence ATGGATAAAGATACTCGTTTTGCATTATTAGTAATAGGCTTACCATTCTTAGGTTTAATCTATTGTCTCGTCATTTTAGGAGTTATGATGACTTCCTCCGTTGCCCAAGATAACCCCGTCACTACAGGTATTATTTTTGGCATCATTCCTTTAGGAATCGCTATGTATCTTTGGATTAGCGCTTCGGCAAAAGCATATCACAAAAAAAATAAAGACTTGAGATTTTCACAATCACATTAG
- a CDS encoding hypothetical protein (PFAM: Protein of unknown function (DUF3146)~KEGG: cyh:Cyan8802_1435 hypothetical protein~SPTR: Putative uncharacterized protein), translated as MALPETIAQVRITNQSWQTGKIQGEIEAGSYQWQFEWQFLQGKLSLKPTLGRSLIQEPLARFLEHSDYQLEVGGDYQFAVRAKL; from the coding sequence ATGGCATTACCAGAAACCATCGCTCAGGTCAGAATTACTAATCAATCTTGGCAAACAGGTAAAATACAAGGGGAAATAGAGGCGGGTAGTTATCAATGGCAGTTTGAGTGGCAATTTTTGCAGGGTAAGTTATCCCTGAAGCCCACTTTGGGAAGGAGTCTTATTCAAGAACCCCTTGCCCGTTTTTTGGAACATTCTGACTATCAATTAGAGGTTGGGGGGGATTATCAGTTTGCAGTGAGGGCAAAACTATAA
- a CDS encoding formate/nitrite transporter (PFAM: Formate/nitrite transporter~TIGRFAM: formate/nitrite transporter~COGs: COG2116 Formate/nitrite family of transporter~InterPro IPR000292~KEGG: syp:SYNPCC7002_A0125 formate/nitrite transporter~PFAM: formate/nitrite transporter~SPTR: Formate/nitrite transporter), protein MDYLLPQDLINTVIDAARSKSKLSIKNLMIRGFYSGAILGVATTLAITIAVQSQIPFLGALLFPWGFASIVLFGMELVTGNFAIMCIGLLAGKVRFHKALNNWLWVYLANFLGCLTVALLMSYSLTDGGMIAPSAVGEKIMEIAVSKSVTIREMGLSGFTLFIVRGIVCNFLVCIAVMMGFVSKSVIGKIVGCWFPIMAFIVLGMEHIVVNMFFLTTGMALGADITGMDMVFWSFLPVTIGNLIGGGIFVGALFYVTHSSVNFKSPHILEEVKRNLA, encoded by the coding sequence ATGGATTATTTATTGCCACAGGATTTAATTAATACAGTTATCGATGCGGCACGAAGCAAGTCGAAATTGTCCATTAAAAATTTAATGATTAGAGGATTTTATTCTGGGGCAATTCTTGGAGTTGCGACAACCTTAGCTATTACCATTGCCGTGCAGTCTCAGATTCCTTTTTTAGGGGCATTACTATTCCCATGGGGATTTGCTTCTATTGTTTTGTTTGGCATGGAATTAGTGACAGGTAACTTTGCCATTATGTGTATAGGTTTGTTAGCAGGAAAGGTTCGTTTTCACAAAGCCCTTAACAATTGGTTGTGGGTGTATTTGGCTAATTTTTTGGGTTGTTTAACTGTTGCCCTCTTAATGAGTTATTCTCTAACCGATGGTGGTATGATTGCTCCCTCTGCGGTGGGAGAAAAAATTATGGAAATAGCGGTTTCTAAATCTGTGACCATTAGAGAAATGGGCTTATCTGGTTTTACTTTATTTATTGTTCGGGGAATTGTTTGTAATTTCCTTGTCTGTATTGCCGTAATGATGGGTTTTGTGAGTAAATCCGTAATCGGTAAAATTGTTGGTTGTTGGTTTCCCATCATGGCGTTTATTGTCTTGGGGATGGAACATATTGTGGTTAATATGTTTTTCCTGACAACAGGTATGGCTTTAGGTGCTGATATTACGGGTATGGATATGGTCTTTTGGAGTTTTTTACCTGTCACTATTGGTAATTTGATTGGGGGAGGTATATTTGTTGGAGCGTTGTTTTATGTCACTCATTCTTCTGTTAATTTTAAATCCCCTCATATACTAGAAGAGGTTAAAAGAAATTTGGCTTAA
- a CDS encoding twin-arginine translocation protein, TatA/E family subunit (PFAM: mttA/Hcf106 family~TIGRFAM: twin arginine-targeting protein translocase, TatA/E family~COGs: COG1826 Sec-independent protein secretion pathway components~InterPro IPR003369:IPR006312:IPR003998~KEGG: cyt:cce_3568 putative twin-arginine translocation protein TatA/E~PFAM: sec-independent translocation protein mttA/Hcf106~SPTR: Putative twin-arginine translocation protein TatA/E;~TIGRFAM: twin-arginine translocation protein, TatA/E family subunit), which yields MFGLGIPEIAIILIVAILIFGPKKLPELGNALGKSLRGFKEEISNKPEDDDNEKDY from the coding sequence ATGTTTGGCTTAGGCATTCCCGAAATAGCAATTATTCTGATCGTCGCTATCTTGATTTTTGGGCCCAAAAAGTTACCAGAGTTGGGAAATGCCCTCGGGAAAAGTTTACGAGGATTTAAAGAAGAAATTAGCAATAAACCTGAAGACGATGACAACGAAAAAGACTATTAA